A window of Mycobacteriales bacterium contains these coding sequences:
- a CDS encoding VOC family protein: MRISVMLAVPDAAAATDWYRRALGATVLWDLGSVVGLSVDGAPFFLASPQGNAWSTPSAAGTTTARIEVFTADPDAVVARAVAAGAVCDDPVRDHATPWGPHRQGAFWDPYGHRWLVGDASPLP; the protein is encoded by the coding sequence ATGCGGATCTCAGTCATGCTCGCGGTGCCGGACGCGGCGGCGGCCACGGACTGGTATCGGCGCGCGCTCGGCGCCACCGTGCTCTGGGACCTCGGCTCGGTCGTCGGGCTGTCGGTCGACGGCGCCCCGTTCTTCCTGGCCTCGCCGCAGGGCAACGCGTGGTCCACGCCGTCCGCCGCCGGGACGACGACGGCCCGGATCGAGGTCTTCACCGCCGACCCGGACGCGGTCGTCGCCCGCGCGGTCGCCGCCGGCGCCGTCTGCGACGACCCGGTCCGCGACCATGCGACGCCCTGGGGTCCGCACCGGCAGGGCGCCTTCTGGGATCCGTACGGGCATCGCTGGCTGGTCGGCGACGCCTCCCCGTTGCCCTAG
- a CDS encoding helix-turn-helix transcriptional regulator, giving the protein MAEQSDATESAAGPEDRARLKAFGLRIKLLRVSRGWSQEQLAEAAGMHRTFIGQVERGQRGLNVLGLWRLAGAFNIAIGDLFVDVEGRPIP; this is encoded by the coding sequence ATGGCGGAGCAGAGCGACGCGACCGAGAGTGCCGCGGGACCGGAGGACCGGGCCCGGCTGAAGGCGTTCGGGCTGCGGATCAAGCTGCTCCGGGTCAGCCGCGGCTGGTCGCAAGAGCAACTGGCCGAGGCGGCCGGGATGCACCGCACGTTCATCGGCCAGGTCGAGCGCGGTCAGCGCGGCCTGAACGTACTGGGCCTCTGGCGGCTGGCCGGGGCGTTCAACATCGCCATCGGCGACCTGTTCGTCGACGTCGAAGGCCGCCCGATCCCCTGA